The following is a genomic window from Neodiprion pinetum isolate iyNeoPine1 chromosome 3, iyNeoPine1.2, whole genome shotgun sequence.
CTCATTTATCAGAGAATCGTAAGTTTTGTATCACAGTGACGTTGCTGAAAAGCAGGTAAATGAAACAATCAGTCCAATTTCGTACCGAGTGAAGTGCGAGATCATGCTACGTTGCATCTTCTTACTGATCACGTGCATATACACAGGTAAATTTTAAATCCAATTCATCGAATCGCGCAAATCTTTTATTTATATGAAAgtaatgttaaaaataaaattagatGATAAATGAATGAGCCGGTCTAACATGGATATCAATCAACGATATCGTATAATTGTGCATGATTAACACTGTTTTGAGAAAAGCGGTCACCTATCATCCAACGTTTAAATTTACAGCGCGAAGTATTCCTTGCGTACATCGTGATTTTGGAAACAACGGAACAGTCTGTGTATGCAACGCTACTTATTGCGACAGCACTCCCGTATCTGAGGTTCTAGACATTGGTTTCTACATCCGTTACTCATCAAGTGAAAACGGCTTGAGGCTTGACGAAACGCGTGGCGTTTTCAGGAAAGAATGCAGTCCTGCTGATGCAGATGGTTTTCAACTAGACCTCGGTACTACCTTTCAACCAATTCATGGCTTCGGAGGCGCGTTTACTGACGCAGCGAGCTTCAACATAAGAACATTGAGCCCTGGGGCTCAGGAAAATTTATTAAGGTGCGGCGTTTATTGTAATAGAACCGAAGAGATGATAGACCAATTTTGAATCTTTGAAATTAGCATGGCAAATCTGGAATCGCACGTACCCCTTTTTTGTTTAGGTTATTGTTTGCTCGATAACTGAATTGTTGCTTATGGTTAGAGTGCTATCACTTTCGATTAACAACAACGTAAGATTGAATACCTAACAGCTAACAATACAGCAGTGTACTTGTGTGAATCGACATTATTGCCAGTTGATCACCTCATGGTCCACACCATCAAGTGTTCAAAAACCGTTCTTACGTGGACGTTATCCCTTCTTATTTTTGACTGAAAACATGTGTACAGTAGGTCAGAAAAACTTAATATTAAGCTATAATAATATTCGCCTTTGTATTATGTGGTAGCGATTTTTTAGGACATACTTCAGCAAGGAAGGTAGTAATTACAATTTAGGACGCGTACCAATTGGCGGAACTGACTTTTCTAAAAGGCCATACACGTACGATGATCACGAAGGTGATGTGctactgaaaaatttcagtctaGAAAACGAAGACTTACTCTACAAAATTCCATTGATGAAGAAAGCTTTAGAAATTAATCCGGAAGTTAAATTTTTTGCGGCAGCATGGACTGCTCCACCCTGGATGAGAACAAATCACAATTACACAGGTTACGGTGAGTATTGTGGAGTACCGCCATTTTGGATCATATCACGTTTACtacaaaattctttttcattcgatgAACAGTTTAATGAATATCGTTACGGTCTGTAAACTTTAAGTcctcaaatttcaaatatcgtACGTAGTAATTGCGGAAATCGATCTGATTTGACTACTTTATTTGTTCGGggtttttaacgaaaaaatttcaactttaaccCAGCAATTTCGTTACTTGGTaggatttttgaaaagaaaatactatCAGGTATACGCCAACTATCTAGTGGAATTCTTGAACAAGTACGGAGATCATGGGCTGGAAATGTGGGCTATGTCAACGGGTAACGAACCCTATATTGGTACCCAAAGCTTATCTAACTATGGAAGTATGGTTTGGTTACCAAAAAACCTCGGCAAGTGGATAGCGAACAATCTGGGACCGACTATCAGCAAATCAAAGCATAACAAAACTGTGATTCTTGCTTACGACGACTCAAGATCGCGCCTGGATCCGTTCCtcaatgatatttttaaaaacaaattagcAAGGAATTACACAGCCGGTATTGCTATCCATGCGTACGAGGACGCCACGTTTTCCGCAAGCGTATTAGGCGAAATCCGTCAAAAGTATCCCGGAAAGTTTCTCATCATGACCGAGTTTTCCGCGGGTAAGTGATGTGTCGATTTATACGTGTTACGTACTTTGTATATCACgaatatgtacacatatttgTAACGATTTGTAGCACGACGTGATGGCGTTTTGATTATTGCAGGGAATCCACAAAAAGACACTGGAATCGTTGCTTCGGCATCTTGGCAACTGGCAGAAATGTACATATTGAACATAATTGAAGTATGTAAAAATACCATTGAGTATTTGTCTGTTCAACGCCCGGTACGGTATGAAATCAGTATGTTTCCTTCGTGAAGACTCTGAACATCCTATCTTTGAAACCAAGGACAGTGTTAATCTACACGCTCATCAATATATGGGCTAATTCGTGAATTTACGGCCAGGTTTTTAAGCTCGTTTTTAGAGGCAAAATTTTGACTTGGCCAAAATTCTAATATGGTATAGTACACACGGTGGTGTGAAAGTTTGTATTTACGAGAAATACATACGTTGATAAATTTAATCTTGCTTTTAAAATACACCGTGGTCTTTGAAATGTTATCACTGGCTgtcgttggaaaaaaaattcaacttatCTGACCTCTGTGTGACAAGGTTCGCGATTTCTGAACATGAAATACATTCAATGGCCAATCTTCAGAAAAtgccaaaagttttttttggTTGTAATTTTGAGTCTTGAGTATGCGAAGGCCCGAAAAAGAATCGCTCTTCATTCGTGCGCGAAACAAGAGATCTTAAAGTGTAGCTTACAGTTATTTAAGTAGAATAAAGATATTACATCACCATCAACTCGGTATCAAGATTCCAggggtataaaatataatcagaAAATTCAAGACCCctttaatatttatatcgaTTCACCGTTAATGATGGCTCGATTTTTAATCtaatagaaatattttcggaCTTCCTCCAGAATGTCAGTTTTTCACGGAAAAAGAACAAACCATTGATtctgtgtataattttttcttcaaatcattAACTATACCAATATAATCATAATCTCGCTTTAAACTAATCCTGAAAATTTTaggaaatcatttgaaacGCCTACTTcttgataaaattaatcaacGTGTTTCTCATGAGCAGTAAGGCATAGAGACCTCGAAATTAgcgtatttttatattacagTGTATATTACACATCCGGATTTCAgccaaattgaaatttttaccacaCAAAGCTGACCCGTATGATACGATATACTATACTTATCACTGATTATTAGGAAAGATTATTTTACAGTCCAAGTTAATTCTCGCACTTGCTCTgagtgaataaatttcacctgGAGGATAAAATAACCTGTGCTTCGTAGTGCAAGCAGATGTAGAGACTTGTTTCACTTCCTCTAAGAATACTATGAACATATTATTTTCTGGAAAAGGAATGAATTGTTCGTCATGAGAACACTTGAATATtgcagaatttgaaaaactgggtAACTGGTTGGGTGGACTGGAATCTCGCTCTTGACAAATATGGCGGACCAAATTGGAGACAAAACTTTGTGAATGCCCCGATTATTGTGAACTCGGAAGCTGACGAATTTTACAAGCAGCCAACGTATTACGCCATTACGCACTTCAGCAAGTTTATTCCACCAGGTTCTGTAAGGGTGGGATTTGTTCACGGAAAGAAACCGGTAGTGGCTGTAGCATTCAAGACACCGAAAAACGAGATCATTGTTGTGATGTATAACAAGTGAGTAGAAGAATTAACTGTAAGCTGAGAATCCTCTTTGCAAGTTTCAAGGAAACAGACAGACAAAGCTTGTGAAACTGAAGTTAAGTGCCACTAAAAGTTGTTGCGAACTGTGACTAGGATTTTACGTGAGAGATAtcattgcgaaaattttgaactcATATTCTTCATTTCAACGAACGTCGTATGAACAACTAATCGAATTAACTTTTATATTCAAGAAAAACTGATGTCATTGAACAATAAAGTTTTTGGGTCTTGATGAGAACACCTTAGTGTTTCTTCTGTGCTACTTATTTTTAATACGATACCAAGACCAGTAAATGAGATATTTCTCTTTGTATTTTCTATGAGCACTTTGCAAATGTGATTTCTCATCTCTTAAATACGAAATCcttgtttttaaatataacTCTTCCAATTTCAGAGGTATAGCAGACCAAAGTGTGACTATCTATGATCCAAGGAGAGGACAGGTCCGTTTACAGTTGCCACCAAAATCAATTCACACTATACTATACAAATAATGCACattggaagaaattaaaatggcccCAAAAATGATTTTCGTAGCAATGACTGTCAGAAAGTATCGTTAGGATGATTACCTATACGAATTTCTTCGTCACCATGTAACTAGTTCAAACCCGTAATTTCGTAAAACATTCAATTGTGCCTCACGTTGGTAGTGTAATAATATCTTCGTACTTTACGTGCACAATCTCTAGCTAAAAATTAGTAACACTTATATACTAGAAGATGTATTTCATGACACACAAGACGTTTAGTTGTCAGATatgtagtaaaaaatatattacctatacaaaaatatattaccgCTGTAAAACgaatataattgaaatatgTGCTCTGAAAAATGATACACATATTATACCTACTGCATTATACGTTTCGTAATTTAAACTtattttgttgtatttttgtTACGTCATATTTGTGGTATGACGTGGCAAAAGTGTCACACACGTGACTCTCGCTGCCTTTCAGAAACATAAGCGTTATTGATTTGAATACCGTCGTTGACGGGGTTGATCGTTTCGTAAAAGTTCAATGTAAAACCAGTAATTCAAGtctttgaaatgaaaatagactgtatttttttgtaatattgtgCCTCCACTGTCTGTAAGTATTAAGCACCCACGTAATCTCACGTGGGACCAACACCACCgtcgacaattttttactaGCAGGTACTTTGAGCGCTCTGACAGGAGTAGTCTTGTCGCTTTTCCAGCTAagaatgaccaaaaataatcgattttcgattacATCGAATCATATGTTCTTcattaatcgagtataatcgattatttttcatcacaattgattcttgttttttactcacaataacgatgcaatacaataTCAGTTTATATGATtgaagtatcaattattatcattgtcttacttacCAAGTATCTATTTGATATAacaagtgaaagataaatattttcacctgacattgaaaaatatttggaacgaaacaacaaatcatcaaaaaaacttttccgctattcAGACTAcatattgaaatttacaaaattttggtGTCATAcgcactgttttaaaaaaatactaaacaatcgatgaatttttatcgaatcaATCGAGTCATGTTCGATTATATTTTTGGACTCGATTAATCCATGCGTCGATCATTTTTAGGTTAGTGGCCATTGCTACTCCCAGCAGTTGGCACTCCTTGTcctcagtttctgaggtttctGTGCATCGGTAACCGGCCCAAAAGAGGTACGAATAAACAATCTAACTCAGTTGAGACCATCGGGAGATTATTGCTTCAGGCTGATCCAGGTACGTGAGCTGTGAGCTCACCGACACCGCATCTATCTTCGATGGCAAGAATTGCTTCCCTGATACCTGTAAATGAGCCTTTGGGCTCTGTCCTTGCTACGAGAATGTCAAAATACTAGTGTCAACGAAGTCGCAACTGCGAAACTGGTCCCACAGCTTTGCTATCCTGCCCTCTAAAGTATCCCCAGCGCCACCTGTCAGGGATGAAAGCTCAAACACGTCGAAACTAAAGTTGCGCTGCAAGTTCCTGTCACGACATCTATCTCCCTCCCAGTCACCTTAATTTATCATAGAACTATCGTTAAATTATCGCGACCATAAGTTACGGTAGACAGAAAAGAAACATTTAATAGATTTTCTGGTTCGAGGTACAATAGCACGTTGTGTAACAAGTGCAAGAAATAATCTATACCTGTACGAGTATGGGTTGCGACATGAGAAGAAGTGCTGTAATCTCATCAAGTCGGCTATCGTCTATCTGCACGTCTCTCACACGACGTTTTCGGAACAGCGTGCgcagaaattgattttgcgCACGGGTTAGAGTGCACAAAATGCCCTACTACCAGTTCTACGTGTAATATTGCTAGAAATTGATAATGTATAGTAGTActtgttttcaatttgaagTGCGTTGTAACATCCTCGATACCTTACGCCCCAGAATATTAGACCTATCGAGCACCATctcgattttatttcatggattgatataatttttttttacatattacaACCTTTATAATATCAGTCTGAGTCgttcttatatttttctccAAATCTCCGTATGCATTGCATGACTTTTATCTCCTAACTGTTTTGGAAAACGGTAATTCTTGTTTGTGTCAATCTTATAGTTAAACAATATTAACGGTAGTCTGTGCTCAAACATACTTAGAGGTAACGCCCATCGTTGCGGTACAGCGCGGATCCACTCAGCCTGCCGCGGCATGCCGCGGCATGCCGCGGCGATCCGCGGCTCCGCATGACGACGCATGGTATGGCACTTCCAACGTAACGCAACAATAAGACTGTTAGGCGCAAAACGATATAGTTCATTCCACTATAACTCTCACTTCTATGAGACCAAAGATTTCTTATGATTCTGACGATTACTATTCGCAGCTAATCCGGATAACCGAAGATGAATCGATGAATCATTTCTTTTCTGAACTTTTCGATTTGCAACcgatgaagaaaatttcaatcatttcaaGTTGAATTCCTTTCAATACCTATCAATCTAAAAGGTTCAAAAACGGGATTCATTGATTCATATTCAGTTATTGGGATCAGCTGCGAATTGTAATCGTATGAAATCTTTGGTCTCATACAAATGAGAGTTATAGTGGAATGAACTATATCGTCTTGCGCGTAACAGTTTTATTATTGCATTATACCGAAAGTGCCGTGCCGTGCTGAGCGGGTCTACGTTACACCGAAACGATGGTACCAGAAAAACCACACCAGAGAACGAATGGTATCCTCTCAACATCGCAAGCCTACGGTCAAAGCATCTTTACAATGCTTTTTATGGTCTTTGTCATTTGTTTTGTCGAAACTCAAACAAAAACTGTTAACTACCAATCAACAGTTTGTTAGGACAAACCAGATGCCCGAAGATTACCTCATGGTACTGGCTTGTACGTGCAGCGTAAGAACCTTTTATCCTTCAAGTGGTGTCTGTTTGGGCATTGACTACCCAAGGCTAAAATGGGTTATCTTTGCACACGTAATGCAAGTACGGAAATTCTTACCCGCACTCGTGAAAGAGGTCGGAGTGGGCGTGACTAATCCACTACACTTGACCCTGCGAAGGGCAGGGGTAGTTCAGAGCGAATAAGAAGGccaaaaatattgtatcgGCATATGTAAGTCTTCCGTATTGGTCCAACTTCCataaaaatggaagaaacCAACTAGAAATTACGTTAGAAAATTGCTCGCTAAAGGATGAACTCTAGAAAGCGTTGCATTGTTCAGAAAAAGGTAGTTCATCGAAGACCTTGTAAGCAGTCGGTTCAGAACTATCATCCAAACAGAGCAGTTCAAAAAAGCTCCTAGAATCCAGACACGTGAAATAACTCTAAAGAAATTCTGTACTACTCGTCTTATTTTAATACCATCATTTTCGCACtaatattcaataattatgATTTTGATTCAactgaatttgaataaacttcaATCTACTTTGTGAGTTAAACTAATTAGGGGAGACGGGGGCACGATGGACACCCTTTGtcgctaattattttttttttaactgttgAGCACCAGGTACAAGAAGTTTTGATTCATCCCGAAAAAATCCATCAGTATTTTagcataatttgaaaaaaaaaattacaattccGGGGTACGACAGTCCCcctcaaaaaatttcacggatttttttcccccataaCTTAGCATCCTTTAATTCTGCCTGTATTGAATAAATCATTAATTATCTGTCCATATCTATGAcaggaaaaatgtatattcCGGAGCTAATGGCCTTTAccgaaaatatcatttttatgaatcttctcagatttttattttcgtaccAAAAGAATGTCGCATACTTGATTTAACACATGATGAACAAACTTCTAATaatgtttcaatttaaaaaaaaaaaattcaaaatccaaTTAGCAAATCCATTAAACTATGTCCGTACCCATTTCAGTATATTAGCCGGCCTCCTATCTTGCATTAATTGGTGAATTTTACCTACCATTTTTTGGCAACATCACGTATATCATCATTGGTCCACCAGCGTCCTATTTGGCCATGGTAAATTGTCCTTCTTTCTGTTGAAAACCCTTTCACCAAACCTTATTGTAGATAACAGTTTGAAAGTGTAGCATCGATTCCGAAATGCTAGTAAACAATTATTAGTAAACATTTCATTCGTCCGGCGAGGGACAATAATTTAATTGCTGCAACCAAAGCAATCGTGCGTAAATAGTGTCAATTTATATCATATCCAGTCACCGTCGAGCACGCAGAGCCGACCACAGCCCGAATCATCACGATCAACGAAAGGTGAGTGGCGCCTTTTTATAACACCTGATCATTTCCTCTCAATACTAATTCAACCAAGAGAGGAAAACTCAGCGTTTATTTCAGGGAAATCGTGTTTAGGTACTCTGTCTTAGTACGAGCGTTAAATTGTTGTGTCGAATTTAGGCTTTATTGAATGAATAATAGCCAACCGATATTCGTTCCTTAACAGAGTACGGTTCACTTGTGAATGTGCGAAAAATGCAATACATCGTACGAACCTGAGACACTCATGCGAGAGCCATGCTTTTGGCGAGGTTATGgggaaaacacaaaaaattgttGCGGTATCACACGGGATACGAAACATCGATAGTGGTTGTAATCAATACTCGAATGAAAAATCCAACAAAGCAATAGTAGAGTGTAACAAATCCGAGTAACTGAATTAGTACCTACTTTATACAATTGGAGACTTTATTTAACTACTCCGCATGTAATCAGTCCTTCAGTTTCGTCAACAATTTGTTCTACCAATTTTACCACTTAAGATGAACGTTACTACTTGTTTTTGGTATACACTTCCTGCAAAATAACGATATTCCCACCATTTGACGTTTGTTGTTTTGAATGCAgcattttttcagatatttgaAATAGAATCCAGCTGTATTCACGTGCAATTTGAAGACACCGCAAGTAATGATGATTACGAGATTGTGGGATCAATGTATAATGTTATTTGGAACGAATTCGACACTTGGTTGCGAAATAAATCTTGTTCGTTACTCTTATATTATAGTCGTTGAAATTATGCGTTTAGCGTGCTTTGTGGCGATGGTGTATTGGCAGTTTGCTTTCTGAAAATTTAGGtggttgattatttttttcatcatcattttTGTACAATAAAGACTGTAATTTAGAAACCAGTGATCCAGCCAAAAATCTGTAGCATGCTGGAAGACAATTTtggtgaaaacaaattttcaggaatttttcaaataatgagAATCGTAGAAGTAGGTTAAATATTCTAAGCATGAACACAGTTCAACAACCTTTCTATAATTCGCAATTGAATATTCTAAGTAAGTGTCGTGAAACCAAGTTCATTGGTCTTTCCAAGATTCTCTGTTCTTAATACATTGCAGGTATTTCGTGATgatacgatattttttctttacgatTAACGTAGAGCAGAACCAAGGAAGGGTAAAGACTGTGAAACTCGGTGAAGTATGAACACTAATTGAAGACGACGTCAATCATGCGTGAGCAGCAGTTTTAATTTGGGCGGTTGTAAATGCTTATATATAGTTTCCGCATTATAAAAAATCAGTCACTCCGAACTCCTTTGTCGCTTGCTTTTTGTACCAATTGGAAGTTTTGTTCTCCCGCCTCAAGCAAATGCATCTGGTCAATGGTTGAGTAATTAAAGATGTTTGAAacaattgtcgaaaaattaataagtTAATAACACGTAACGAAATTATTAACGATCCATCACCGCACAGGTTGGTAAAAATGACATTCGCGTTGATGtgataaagtaaaaaaaagtcaaaataaAAGTcataattcgattttttaatgatagatgaaaataaaatgagaagcAACTTATCACCAAATCTGATATAATGTCTGTGAAATAATTCTACGCGCATATTATTTTTCAGAGATTTCTAAATAtatgacaatttttcttttgaaaacaCAAACTAAACGGAGATTCTGCATTTTTAGTGAAAATTGTGTGTTCGACAAGAATATTATTCTTCGAAAAGCATTATCGTTAGTAAATACCGCAAGATATATTACCTTGTTTagtcagcatttgatatttttgaatatcaaATGTTCCGATGAAACTAGATTCTgtcgttatatttttatttatttttttttccgacatCATCACTagacaatatttaaaaatactaCCCGTTGCAATTATGAAACGTATGTATCAGTGAGAAGAAGAAGTTGTTAGTTTTCGTAAGAAGTTTCGCTTTCAATATGTCAACGTTTCTGTTGTACGCTCAGATCGATCATCAACGTTTCAAATCGCTATAATTCGTCATGtcattttcacatattttacAACATATTCTCGTActcatatacatgtattcacaatcatattttaaatttgtttacTGACAAATATTTGCGAAAACCCTGACGTTGGAACTTCCCATGCACGCCATGGAATGCAAGTAATTTTGTATAACTTTCCTTAAACACAAGTCACTTTTTATGAGTACACGAAAATATAAGTAACATTGAATTGATTCAACTCTTTTCGTGAGTTCAATACAAAATAGATCCTCTTTTATTCGTAGTCACCAGGACTCTGATAATATATGGATTATGGAAAGCGTGCAATGACATAAGTCCGTAGAATTATTATTCGGACCCTTCATTTCGTGACTCTCAAAATCATTCAACTGTGACGTCGTTCTCGCGTGCTCGATGTGAACTGTCCATTCCGTATTTTACGCGAATAATACGTGGTCCTATTCAGAGGTGAAGC
Proteins encoded in this region:
- the LOC124214715 gene encoding lysosomal acid glucosylceramidase-like isoform X1: MLRCIFLLITCIYTARSIPCVHRDFGNNGTVCVCNATYCDSTPVSEVLDIGFYIRYSSSENGLRLDETRGVFRKECSPADADGFQLDLGTTFQPIHGFGGAFTDAASFNIRTLSPGAQENLLRTYFSKEGSNYNLGRVPIGGTDFSKRPYTYDDHEGDVLLKNFSLENEDLLYKIPLMKKALEINPEVKFFAAAWTAPPWMRTNHNYTGYGFLKRKYYQVYANYLVEFLNKYGDHGLEMWAMSTGNEPYIGTQSLSNYGSMVWLPKNLGKWIANNLGPTISKSKHNKTVILAYDDSRSRLDPFLNDIFKNKLARNYTAGIAIHAYEDATFSASVLGEIRQKYPGKFLIMTEFSAGNPQKDTGIVASASWQLAEMYILNIIENLKNWVTGWVDWNLALDKYGGPNWRQNFVNAPIIVNSEADEFYKQPTYYAITHFSKFIPPGSVRVGFVHGKKPVVAVAFKTPKNEIIVVMYNKGIADQSVTIYDPRRGQVRLQLPPKSIHTILYK
- the LOC124214715 gene encoding lysosomal acid glucosylceramidase-like isoform X2; amino-acid sequence: MLRCIFLLITCIYTARSIPCVHRDFGNNGTVCVCNATYCDSTPVSEVLDIGFYIRYSSSENGLRLDETRGVFRKECSPADADGFQLDLGTTFQPIHGFGGAFTDAASFNIRTLSPGAQENLLRTYFSKEGSNYNLGRVPIGGTDFSKRPYTYDDHEGDVLLKNFSLENEDLLYKIPLMKKALEINPEVKFFAAAWTAPPWMRTNHNYTGYGFLKRKYYQVYANYLVEFLNKYGDHGLEMWAMSTGNEPYIGTQSLSNYGSMVWLPKNLGKWIANNLGPTISKSKHNKTVILAYDDSRSRLDPFLNDIFKNKLARNYTAGIAIHAYEDATFSASVLGEIRQKYPGKFLIMTEFSAGNPQKDTGIVASASWQLAEMYILNIIEVCKNTIEYLSVQRPVRYEIKFEKLGNWLGGLESRS